One stretch of Psilocybe cubensis strain MGC-MH-2018 chromosome 6, whole genome shotgun sequence DNA includes these proteins:
- a CDS encoding putative E3 ubiquitin-protein ligase hulA produces MASSSRLNDPERFIKVTLHGATGLVKRELLSFPDPFAVLTVDGEQTSTTAIARRTISPVWGEAFDVKVRQSSVIAIQIFDHRKFKKRDQGFLGVFNITAAEALQLAANQTGTVQKDLTMTSNNLPVSGKISFEFVLSVHSQPNTTAIERQPILNPTHNQPTPHPHAPPARISAPYPTPQLNVPEDITRMQNTISTPSLRPSASHTTLNTTFTPPRTETRPVTSSGPPTTRLFDDEAGNPLPAGWERRVDPQGRTYYVDHNTRQTTWHRPGTQPSQVIRPPSQITQGPARASTSYPGTSVTPPATNTPVSQTGPYADIPLPLGWEERRTPEGRPYFVDHHTRTTTWTDPRRATQPAPVAETRPVTNPNLGPLPSGWEMRLTNTGRVYFVDHNTRTTSWDDPRLPPNLDDNAPQYKRDYRRKVVYFRSQPKMRVLPGKCEVKVRRTRVLEDSYGAVMALTGEDLKRRLMVNFEGEDGLDYGGVSREWFFLLSHEIFNPSYGLFEYSTHDNYTLQINPASGINPDHLSYFKFIGRCLGLAIFHRRFLDAYFVPSFYKMILGKHMTLADLEAVDADLHRSLVWMLENDITDVLDETFTTTEERFGELVTIDLKPGGEDIPVTEANKKEYVEAVVSYRISRRVKEQFDAFMEGLLELIPRDLINVFDERELELLIGGMSEIDMDDWTKFTDYRGYEKTDQVIEWFWQCIRSWPAERKSRLLQFATGTSRVPVNGFKDLQGSDGPRRFTIEKSGDPQGLPRSHTCFNRLDLPPYQDYESLESKLLFAIEETEGFGQE; encoded by the exons CCGTGCTCACCGTTGATGGGGAACAGACCAGCACTACTGCTATCGCCAGGCGCACCATAAGCCCTGTTTGGGGCGAGGCCTTTGATGT CAAAGTCCGTCAGTCATCCGTGATCGCTATCCAAATATTCGACCAcagaaaattcaaaaagCGTGATCAAG GTTTCTTGGGTGTCTTCAATATTACGGCTGCGGAGGCTCTTCAGCTTGCTGCAAATCAGACAG GCACTGTCCAGAAAGATCTGACAATGACAAGTAATAATCTCCCAGTATCCGGAAAGATTTCTTTCGAATTTGTACTTTCTGTTCACTCCCAACCCAACACGACTGCTATAGAACGTCAGCCCATTCTAAATCCAACTCATAACCAACCAACCCCGCATCCCCATGCACCTCCAGCCAGAATTTCAGCACCCTACCCCACACCACAGCTAAATGTGCCAGAAGATATCACAAGAATGCAAAATACCATTTCCACGCCTTCTTTGCGACCTTCCGCCAGTCACACAACGCTCAACACCACTTTCACACCACCGAGGACCGAGACACGGCCTGTTACATCATCTGGACCTCCTACAACGCGTCtctttgatgatgaagctGGTAATCCTTTGCCAGCGGGATGGGAGCGAAGAGTAGATCCGCAAGGCAGAACTTACTACGTTGATCACAACACGAGGCAAACAACATGGCACCGTCCTGGAACTCAACCTTCTCAGGTTATTAGACCGCCATCGCAGATCACTCAAGGGCCTGCAAGGGCATCCACTTCTTACCCTGGCACTTCAGTCACACCCCCGGCTACAAACACACCTGTCTCGCAGACGGGGCCATATGCTGATATACCTCTGCCCCTAGGCTGGGAGGAACGCCGTACACCAGAAGGGCGGCCGTACTTTGTCGATCACCATACGCGAACGACAACATGGACAGATCCTAGACGTGCTACCCAACCTGCTCCCGTCGCAGAAACGAGACCCGTTACAAACCCTAATCTTGGCCCGCTTCCATCGGGATGGGAAATGCGATTGACAAACACCGGACGTGTGTATTTCGTTGACCATAACACCCGCACGACGTCTTGGGACGATCCCAGGCTTCCTCCCAACCTTGACGACAATGCTCCGCAGTACAAGCGTGACTACAGAAGGAAGGTTGTTTATTTCAGGAGTCAGCCGAAAATGCGGGTACTACCTGGGAAGTGCGAGGTCAAAGTTAGGCGCACTCGAGTATTGGAGGACAGTTATGGAGCAGTGATGGCCCTAACTGGCGAAGACCTTAAACGGAGGTTGATGGTTAATTTTGAAGGTGAAGATGGCCTGGATTATGGAGGTGTTTCCAG GGAATGGTTCTTCCTCTTGTCGCATGAGATCTTCAATCCCAGTTATGGGTTATTCGAATACTCTACCCACGACAATTATACACTGCAGATCAACCCAGCTTCCGGTATCAATCCCGATCATCTTAGCTACTTCAAATTCATTGGCCGATGCCTTGGGCTGGCAATTTTCCATCGCCGATTCCTCGACGCTTACTTCGTCCCTAGTTTTTATAAGATGATACTAGGCAAGCACATGACGCTGGCAGACTTGGAGGCTGTCGATGCCGACCTTCATCGGTCGTTGGTGTGGATGTT GGAGAACGACATCACTGATGTTCTGGACGAGACGTTTACCACGACTGAAGAACGATTTGGTGAACTGGTCACGATAGACTTGAAGCCCGGTGGTGAAGATATTCCCGTGACGGAGGCCAACAAAAAGGAATACGTGGAAGCGGTAGTGTCATACCGGATTTCGAGGCGTGTCAAGGAGCAGTTTGATGCCTTCATGGAAGGCCTTCTGGAACTTATTCCTAGAGACCTTATCAATGTGTTTGATGAAAGGGAGCTGGAGTTGCTGATTGGGGGCATGTCGGAAATTGACAT GGATGACTGGACCAAGTTTACCGACTATCGCGGCTACGAGAAGACCGACCAGGTCATTGAATGGTTTTGGCAATGTATCCGATCGTGGCCAGCAGAGCGCAAGTCACGGTTACTGCAATTTGCCACTGGCACATCGAGAGTGCCTGTCAATGGGTTCAAAGATCTTCAAGGGTCTGATGGTCCTCGTCGGTTCACCATCGAAAAGTCGGGCGACCCTCAAGGACTACCGCGGAGTCACACATGCTTCAACCGATTGGATCTACCGCCATACCAAGACTATGAGAGCTTGGAGTCAAAATTGCTCTTCGCTATCGA AGAGACGGAAGGGTTTGGACAAGAGTGA